One Methanobacteriaceae archaeon genomic window, GATATCGTCAGTTAAGAGCAATGCAGTAACTGCAGCAGTACCTAAGAACAATAAGAATAAATAAGGACCGGAAACTTTTCTATATTTGGTTAAATAAACAAATACAACTAAAAATGTTAAAAGTCCAAGAGCAGCTATGAATATTTGTTGTAAGCTTGTAAATGAATATGTAATCGCTGGGTGATAAACCACGTTTGTTACATTATCCAAAATCGGTTCATATCCTCCAAAGTAGTGGAAACCATAATTGGACAATAATGGAATTATTGGAAGACAGATTGCAACTACAAATGCAAAGATTTTAGTAACTTTGTTGAATTTTGAAAAAGCACTAATAAGCAATGCTGCAATTAATGGAATGATAACCATAATTGGGATTAATTCATTCATCATATTCCTCCTGTTTTGATGTATCAGCCAACATTACACTAGTACTTAAAGTTCCATATCTTCTATAAAGAACCATTACCAATGCAAGCATAATAGCAAGAGTACTTGCACCAATTACAATACTAGTAAGTACTAAACCGAAAGGTAGCGGATATGCTGCATTTGAAGCAAACCATGTAGTGTCCATACCAGGCATTAAGATAGGTACAACACCACCAGCTTTATAACCAATAGCAACAATGAATAGGTTTACACCTTCTTCAATGAAACTAATACCAATAATTTTCTTTATGATGTTATCAACAAAAATTGCAGCATAAATCCCAACAATAATCAATGCAACTGAAGTTAATAATATCACTAATTGAGTTTGTGCCATTAGTTATCCACCCTCTGAGTTTTTTTAACAGCAAGAGCAATAAATACAGGTACAATAGCTGCACACACAATAGCCTGAGTCATAGCAACATCAGGTGCTAATAATACCTGGAAGAGAACTGCAATAGCTCCACCGGAAAATCCTGTTAATATTGCTGCTTTCAATAAATCTTTTTGGATAATAGCAAGGACGGCACTTAAAACTGCAATTAAACATAAAACATATACTATCATCTTACTCGCCCTCTTCAATTTCTAGTGTAGTTACAGAAAATCTTTCATCAGTTTTAAGTTTTTGTGAATTTTCACTTTCTAAAGATTGCATTTTATCTTTAGGATGTAAGAATGGATTATCTTCAACTACATCTTGTTCAACATTTTCTAAATCCAAATTATTTTCTCTATCTTCTTTTTTCCAATAAGCGTTAGCGATTGCATGTGCAATAAATGGTGCTAAAACAAAATAGATTCCAGCAAGTAAATATTGACCTAAACCAATCATTGCAAGGACACATGCAATATCAAAAACACCCACAATATGAATTCTTGCATAAACAACATTCTTTGTGTTTTTATCTAAACTAATAAGTCCAATTGCAGAAATTATAGTTAAAATAGCTGCTATGATAAGAATAATAGACTGAATATATTCTATCATTCTCCATCACCCCCCAAAACTACAGCAAAAGCAACAGTACCTACAAAACCAAAGAATATTAAAGCTAATGATATATCTCTAAAGAATTCGAGATTATACAAGCCACCAATGATTAATAATAAAACTGCAAATGCATTAACCACAGCAGAACTTCCTAAAATCCCCATAGAAGTGGATTTATAAGCACTTGCTCTTAATGCAACTAGCATAAATATCATTAATGCAATAATCATAAAATATTTTGAAATACTTAAAATATCCATACTATCTCACTCGATTAATCAATCAAAAATATTAAAATAACCCTATTCCAACATTTTCTTAATGTATTTTTCAAAAGGAATAACATCCTCTTTTGTTCTTGGAGAAATAGTAGCCACTTTGATAATGTTATTTTCACTGTCTAAATCAACAGACAAAGTACCAGGAGTCAAAGAAATACTGTTTGCCAAAATTGTCTGTGAAACTGGTCTTTCTAAAACAGTTTCAATATCAAAAACAACAGGATCAATATTTCTTCTCATAATTCCATTAAAAGCAACGTCAAAGGTTGCTTTAATGATTTCATAAATTAGGTCCAAGAAATAAATAATTCCATAACCAATTCTAGTTAAAAACATTAAATAAGCTCCATTTCATTAATAATTCAAAAAGTCAAAAAATGACTCTTTTATAACATTATTATTTATCATGATTATTTATTATAAATGTTATGTATTTACTGTGAAAAATCACAATAAAACATAAATAACGCATGTAATAATTTTTTAAAAAAAATAAATACTAATTTAAATCTATTTTTAAATAAAAAGAAGAATTTAAAACTCGTTAAAATCAATTTAGATAAAAATTAATGAGATAAAATATACATTTCATATAATTTAAATAAAACCTGTGCATGACCCATCATAGATAAAATCGCAAGGATAAATACCACCACTAATCCAAAATTTCTATAAACTTTATATGAAGAAATTGGAGCGAATAATTTAATTCCTGCTGGTGAAAATGAATCCAATACACTATGAGAAAAAATCCCCAAAAATAAACTAAGTACAATAGTAATATAGGATATTTCACCAGTTTTGATCATAAATAATGAAATAAAAAATATTGGAATGAAAATCATCAATAATTTTTTATTTAAGAACAAAAACCCTAAAAGTGCAATAAGAATTGCAAGTAACAAATAATGATCCCCTAAGGAGGTAACCAACATTATCAACTGCAAACTCCAAATTAAGATTAAGCTAATTGCAGCAGTTAATGTTAGTATACCGAATATTGAATGTGTAAAACTACGATGTTGCGAAAAATAAAATGTGACCCCTAAGAACACAATAATTAAACCAACATAGTAAGGTAATTTAAGTATATAAAGTGAAATGAAGACTACTAACCCCAAGATAATAATCTTATACACGCTTTCTTTTTTAAATTTATGATCAAAATCTGGAACATTTGCACCGATAAATGTCAAAGCAATTAACAACGGATTATGAAAAAACATACACGCAAGTATCAATGCAAATATTGAATGTCCTTTATAGGAAGACAACTTAAATCACCTTATTAAATAGTATTTAAATACTAATTAAAAATAAGTAATCCAAGAGCATTTGAAAAGAAATAATTAAAAAAATTAGATTCCAAAATAGGATAAAAAACTCTTCATTTGACTAAATGAAACATCAACAGCGCCCCTTCCAACACTACCAAACGGAGATAACACTTCACAGGTAACAGAAGGAATTCCTTTTAAATTACATGTATCTTCAATAGCACCATTATACATAGAAGAACTTGCAAAATCATATGAAATCATCTCAGAGCCAACATCACTTGAAATATAGTTAGCTATTAAAAAGCTCTCAGCAGTTGGAGATTTTGATGAAAAAACAGACTCACAACCAGGATTTGAGTTATATGATGTTGAGTGGAAATCTCCTACAGCAGAAATTCCTAAATTTTCAATAGCTTGAATAATAAGATTGCTTATTGAATTTTTAATATTAGCAGAACGGTTCAAATCACGTGAATTAAAACTTCTTTCATTGTTCATTGAAGATTTTGGAGCTGCAAATGGTATAAAATAAACAGTATTGTTAAGTTCTTTTTCCAATAATTCATTAATTAAATTTAGATTTGCCATTTGAGGAGATAATTCATTACCATGAATTCCAGATAAAACCAATACTTTCTTTCCACCATTTCCTAATTTAAAAATTGGAGTTCCATAAACAGATTTTTCTAAAATAAATTGATTAATAGGATTTAATTCCAGATTTTCCAGAATATGTTTATTTCTTGAGATGTACCCTCCTGAAAAATCAGAGATATAACTCATTTCAAGATTTCCAAATTGATCAATTTTTTTAAAATGCATAATTAATTATACATAAAAACTCTTATTTAAAAATAGGGATTACAGTGAAGAAATATATTAAGAGATTAATTAGACTTGTAAACTATGAAAGAGATGCTGAAATCGAAGTAATGACTCATGAAATCAGCACAATGTCAGGTAAAAAAAGAGAAGAACTAGGCAGAGCCATAAACAAAGTTAAAGGAAAGTTTCTAGGAAAAGAATTAGGATTACAAATTGTTCAGTTCGGCAGATCAGATAAAATTGAAACTGAAATATCTGTTGGAGATATGGTTTTAATAAGTAGTGATGACCCTCTAAGAAGTGATTTGACTGGAACAGTTACTGAAAAAGGTGCAAGATTCATAACAGTTGCATTTGACAAAAGAGTTCCAAGATGGGCTTTAAAAAAGAAAGTCAGAGTTGATTTATATGCAAATGATGTAACATTCAAAAGAATGGAGGATAATCTAAGACATTTAAGTTTAAAAGGAAAAGATGCACTTGAATATATTTTAAATGACAGAGACCCCAGAAAAAACAGACGTGTTCCATACATAGACTACATTGACGATTCTCTTAATAATTCACAAAAAGCAGCTATTGAAAATGCATTATCATGTGAAAACTTCTTTTTGATACACGGACCTTTTGGAACAGGAAAAACAAGAACTTTAGTTGAATTAATCTCACAGGAAACAAGACAAAACCACAAAGTTCTTGCAACAGCAGAAAGTAATGCTGCAGTTGATAACATCCTTGAGAGATTAATTGAAAATAAAAAATTGAATTTAACAAGACTTGGCCATCCACAAAGAGTATCTGAGAATAATATTTCTCAAACCTTGGCTTATAAAGTTGAAAAGCATGAACTAAACAGAAGAGTTAAGAAAATCCAAAAAAAGATTGAAAAATTAGTGGAAACAAGAAATTTACACACTCGTCCAAGCCCACAGTTTAGAAGAGGTCTTAGCGACTATGAAATATTAAATAATGCTTCAAAAGGAAAGAGCAGTCGTGGAGTTAGTCCTGAAAAGATGAAATCAATGGCAAAATGGATTGAATGCAACCAGGAAATTGATGAATTACATGATAATATAAAAAGAGTTGAAAACAAAATCATTCGTGATATCGTCGAAACCAGTGATGTTATTCTTACAACAAACTCATCTGCAGCACTTGATTCAATATCTAAAGTAAAATTTGATGTTGCAATTATTGACGAAGCATCACAAGCAACAATACCAAGCATATTAATTCCAATAGCTAAATCTCGCAGATTTATACTTGCAGGTGACCACAAACAGCTTCCCCCAACAATCATAAGTAAAAAAGCAAAAGAATTGGAAAAAACATTATTTGAAGAATTAATAAAACTTTATCCTTCAAAATCTCAGCTATTAAATGTTCAATATAGAATGAACAAAATGCTTATGAAATTCCCGAACAAGGAGTTTTACAATAACGGACTTAAAAGTGATTCAAGTGTTGATGAGATAAAAATTGACGATTTACTTGGATCTGATAACCATGAAGATGCTCTTTTATTTATCAATACTTCAAATGCATATGGCAATAAAGAAAATCACTTAAAAGATTCCAAATCCATAATAAATGAATTAGAATCAGATATTGCAGTTAAAATTGCTAAAGACTATTTGGATGCTGGCGTTATCGCAGATGATATTGGAATTATTAGCCCTTATGCAGATCAGGTAAAAATAATAGATAATAACACTCCTGTTGAAGTAAAAACTGTTGACGGTTTTCAGGGAAGAGAAAAAGAAATTATCATCATATCAACTGTTAGAAGTAATGATGATGGAAACATTGGATTTTTAAAGGACTTAAGAAGACTAAATGTGGCAATTACCAGAGCTAAAAGAAAATTAATCATTATTGGAAATAAAGAAACATTAAAAAACAGTCCTACATATGCAAGACTTATTGATTTTGTTGAAAATGAGGATTTATTAATTGATGTTTAAATCCACCATCACCCACTTATTTTTTTAAAATAAATTTCTAGGCTAATTTATAATTATAAATAGTATTAAAAACATACAATTAAATGAATAATAATTCTTATTGATTATAACGGTGACAAAAAATGACTGAAAAAGTAGTTTTAGCATTCAGTGGTGGATTAGATACCTCTGTATGTGTTAAATTATTAGAAGAAAAATACGATGTAGAAGTTATTACTGCATGTGTTGATGTAGGACAAGGCGACGAAGAAATGGAAAAAGCAAAAACCATGGCATCCAAAATCGGTGGATTAAAACACTATAACATCGATGCTAAAGAAGAATTTGCTAACGAATACATTGCACGTGGAATCAAAGCAAATGCAGAATATGAAGGATACCCATTAAGTACTGCGCTTGCAAGACCATTAATCGCACAAAAAATTATCGAAATTGCTGAAAAAGAAGGAGCAACTGCTATTGCACACGGTTGTACCGGAAAAGGAAACGACCAATTCAGATTTGAAGCAGTTATTCTTGCAATGTCTGATTTAGACATTATCGCTCCTATCAGAGAAATGAACTTAACCAGAACCGAAGAAAAAGAATATGCTGAATCTAAAGGTATCGAATTAAGTTATGATAAAATTTACAGTATTGATGAAAACCTTTGGGGAAGAGCAATTGAAGGAGATATCTTAGAAGATCCTGCAAATGAACCACCTGAAGACATTTACGAATGGACTTCTTCCTGGGAAGATGCAAAAGACGAACCAGAAAAAGTATCCATCGAATTTGAAGAAGGTATTCCAGTAGCTATAAACGGCGAAATTATGCCTTTAACCGATCTTATCAAAAAAGCAAATGAAATTGCTGGAAGCCACGGTATTGGAAGAATCGATACTATTGAAAACAGAATGATTGGTATTAAAAGTAGGGAAATCTACGAAACCCCTGGTGCTAAATTGTTAATTGCAGCTCACGAATCTTTAGAAGAATTAGTTTTAACTACTGATGAATTAAGATTTGCTGAATACATGTCAACCCTTTATGCTGACTTAGTATACAGAGCTCTCTGGCAAGAACCATTAAGAGAAGACCTTGACCAAGCAATTGACAAAATGCAAGAAAGAGTAAGCGGAGAAGTTGTATTGAAACTCTTCAAAGGTTCAATCCACCCAATTATCAGAAAATCTCCATTCAGCTTACACAGCATTGAACAAATCACCTTTGAAGACAAAGAAACTGACCAAAGAGAAGTTGAAGGTATGATTAAATACCATGGTCTTCAAGCTGCAAATTACCAAAAATTAAACAGATAGCTTTTTAGCTATCATTATCTTCTTTTTTTAAATCAAAATTAATAGGTTCAGGAATTAAAGTAATTCCATCTAACTGATTATCACATCTATAAACTAAAATTTCAACACCATTATCATAAGCTTCATTTAAAGTTTGAGAAAATACAGGATCATTTTCCCAGTTTGGTCTGAAGAATTTTCCTGCAGGATGTTGAATTAAGAAAAACGCAACACAGCGATTTCCCTGTTTTTTAAGTTTAATTAACTCTTTTAAATGCTTTGCACCTCTTTGTGTTGGAGCATCCGGAAATCTTGCTTCACCATCAACAATTAGTGTAACACCCTTTACTTCAACATAACATTGGCGTGAATCATCTGCAAGATATATGTCGATTCTTGAATTATCAACTGTTTTTTCTCTTTGATGAATAGAATAGCCAGAAAGTTCTTTTATTTTACCATCCAAGATTGCATCATATACAATACTGTTTGCTTGTTGAGAGTAAAGTGACACTAGGACATTCTTATTTTCTACAAAGTGAAGTGAGAATTTGGTTTTTCTTTTTGGATTGTCTGATGGTTTAAGCCAAACTACAGCATCTTCAACTAAAAGTTCCTTACACCTTCCTGTGTTTGGCACGTGCGCTATTTCCAAGTTTCCATCCACTTCAACTTCAGCAATGAACCTATTTGGACGATTTTTAAAAATCCCTCTAACATAATCCATTTTTAATCACATTACCGATAAATGATACTAAATCACTAGCACTAAATCCGTTTCCTTTTTCATCAAATGCCATGTCTCCTGCAAGTCCGTTAATGAAAACAGCTAAACATGCACTGTCAAAAGCATTTAATCCTTGAGCAAATAAAGCAGTTGCAATTCCTGAAAGTGCATCTCCTGTTCCACCAACTGTCATTCCAGGATTACCACTTTTATTAATTTTAAATTTAGTTCCAGATAAAATCAAGTCATATTTTCCTTTAACTATTACACTACCTTTAATTTGACGGGAAATTTGCTGGAACTGAGTAATATTTTCATCAACTTTTTTAAAGTCATATGAATCAATGTCAAGTTTTAAATCATTATTAACCTTGAAAAATGATTTAAATTCAAAAATATGAGGAGTTAAAATAATATCCTGTCTGTTTTTAATTAAAGTCATTTCAACCTGTTTTAGAGCATCTGCATCCAAAACTATTGGTTTTTTAATCTTTGAAACCAATACATTGAATAATTTTAAAGTATTATCAGATATTCCTGCTCCAGGACCAATTAATACTGCATCAACATCTTCTGATAACTCAATGATTTGTTGAGAATGTTCAAGTGATAATTCATCTCCTTCAAGTGATTTAACAATTAAATCTGGAGAAGTTGATTTGATAACTTTTGCTGCACTTTCGGGCGCCATAACATAAACCAAATCAGCACCTGCACCAATAGCTGCCATTCCTGCAATGGCTGGAGCACCAGAATAATCTTTAGAGCCACCTACAATAAGTAAACGACCATTGTTTCCTTTATGAGAATCCAAGTCACGTGCGTTCATTCTTAAAAAGTCACCATAATTTACAAAGTATTCTGCTTCAAATGGAATTCCAATATCTGCTGTTACAAGACCACCAACAACTTCTTCTTCAGCATTTCTCACACCAGTCTTGATTTTGTGAAAACTGATAGTGTAATCAGGCACAACAGCAACATCATCAACCTCACCAGTTAACGGATCCATTCCAGAAGGCACATCAACACTGATTTTAACACCTTTGGATTCATTTATTACTTCAATAGCTTTTTTAACATTGGTTTGAAGGTTTCCTTTAATTCCAGTACCTAAAATACCATCAACAATTACAAATTCACTGTTTTGTGATTTTGCAACTTCACAGTTTTCAATATCTTCAAGTGTTTTTAGATTGAAAATATTTAAACGGGAAAGACGAGGTTTCATGTTTTTTAATATTTCCAAATTGGTTTTTGCCTCACTAGAGTGAATATTTTCTTTAAGCATATAAATATCCACGTCATAACCTCTGTTCAAGAGATATCTTGCAGCAACAAATCCATCTCCACCATTTCCACCAGAACCTGTAAAAATAACTACTTTAACAGGTTTTGCAAAGGTATAAACTGCAATTTTACCAACTTCTTCTGCTAAAGATTTTCCTGCTGATTCCATTAAGCATAATCTAGATAAACCTAAGTATTCACAATTATAATCAGTAACCATCATATCAATTGGATCCAAAAAAATCACCTTAATTAAAATATAACTTCTTGATATAATATATATTATCTTAATAATAAGGAAACACATCTATGAGAAAAATAACAATAAAAATTTTAACAAAATTACCGACAAGATATTTGACTACGGGAATAATTATAATTATATTATTATTAATTTACGGAGTTGTTGGTTCATATTTCATAATGGACCTAAATATTGTTGATTCTATTTATTACTCCATTACTACAATGACAACCGTAGGTTATGGGGATTATATACCATATACTCCAATTGAGAAAATTTTTTCAACATCACTATCTCTTGCTGGTGTTGCATTACTCGCTTATGTGTTTAATATATTCTTAACAAATTTCCAACAAACAATGAAGAGATATTCAAAAGAGGCTAGGAAAATGAAAAAAATTAATGATATGGACGACTACTACATCCTTTGTGGATTTGGAAGAGTTGGAAAAGTAGTATTTGAAGAATTAAAAAACAGAAAACAAAATATAATTGTATTTGAAAAGGATAGTGAAATTTACGAAAGTATTGAAGAGGACAATTCAATTGTTACTATCCACAAAGATGCAACAGAAGATGATTTAATAGCTAAATTAGCTAATGAAAAATGTAACAGTGTAATCATCAGTACTGGAAATGATGTAAGTAACCTCTTTATTGTTTTAACAATTCGTGAAACCAATCCTGATGTGTGGATTGTTACAAGAGCAAGTAAAATCAAGAATATTTCACGTCTTAGAAAAGCAGGTGCAAATAAGATTGTCTCACCTGAGATTAGTGGTGGTCAGGATATGTTCTTTGAGTCTACAAAACCACACATCTTAAGAATAACTGTTAAACACGGTTTTGACGGAATATACGATGAATTTAAAGTTATTGAAAAACATGGATGTACCTTAGAAAACATTGATTACCATCTTCCAGGAATCAATACCCCACTTACACGTGAGTTTAATGTAAGAAGACTTGCAGATGGTAAAAAATACGGACAATACTTAAAAACACATGACGACCAAAGACAGGCATTGCAAAACCTCTATAAAGTAGCTTACAACGTCCATTCACACTTTATTATTGGTCCTGATAAAAAATCTTTAGAAAATATGGTTGAAGATTTGAAAAAACTCGAAGAAGTTATTGGAATTAATTTAACAAACGAAGAAATTGCTGAAATGACAAAAAACGATATTAAATAGCAATTTTCTAATAAAAATAAATAAAAAAAGAAAAGAGAATTATTCTTAGAATAATTCTTGTAAGTTCATGATGTAAGCACCTAATTTACCGTCGAAGTTACCTGCACTAATTTCAAGTACTCCATCAACAGCACATGCAGCTTCAATACCTGCTTTCATTGCTGCTTTAACGGATTCTTCGTCTACACCATCAATAACAATTTCAAATACACCGTCAGCATCGTCTCTGATATCAGAGTCTACTTCACCTTTTAAGGTTACACACATTTTTTCGTTAGTAGATGCGTTTAAGAATTTTGCGTATTTGTTAGATCCTACTTTAGAACCGGATGCAACCATACCACCAGGGAACGGAGTGATTACTCCTTCAACTTTGGAGATAGCTTCAACAGCTGCTTGTGCTGCTTCTACACCAGTCATTTGATCTTTTGCTAAAATAAAGAAGTTTCCTCCAGCAACACCATCTTTGTATCCGAATTCAGATTCTACTAAGAAGTCTCCGGACATAATTGGGATGGAGTGGATTTTTCTTCCGTCAATTTCACATTCTTTTTCGAAACCGTCACCGAAGAATTTTAATTTGTTACCAGTTTTTAAAGTGGTTTCTGATTCAAGACAGTTAAATGCTGCTGCAGTAGGTGAAGTTAAAATACACATTCCAATTCTTTCCATTAATTCATGGTCAAGTGCTTTTTTACCACCTTGGCAAATCATAATAACATAACCAGGTCTTCCATCAGGAGTGTTTTCAGCTGGTACAAAACAGTCAATACCTGCTTCTGCAGGACATCCAATAACAGAAGTTCCGTAACCGGTTGCTTCAGTTGCTGCGATTTTTGCTAATTCTTCAGTTGCTGCAGTAACTAAGATTCTAGTTACTTTAATTCCGAAACCTTCTGCGTAAGTATCTTTAATTTCTACACCATTAATTTCCATGATTTCACCAAAATTAATATACAAAAAATAAATTTTTTGCTATAATAAAAAATATGTGAATAAATTAAAATAAAGTTTTCTATTTAATCATCACATTCATTTTCACTAGATTGTTCAATTTCATCATCTGAGGAAAGTAATGAACTATTACTAAGAATTGAAGAACCATAGTGAGGTAAAATAAGCATACCTATTATTGTAGCTAACCAGAATGAAATTAATCTTTCAATAACAGTTGCTGCTGCACTAACTGAAGCAGATATGCCTGCAACAGAATAAAATACAACCATAATTCCATCAACAGCACCAAGACCACCTGGAAGAAGTGGGACCATACCGACTAAAGAAGCAATAATGAATACTTCACCAATAATAATAGGATTGATTGTAGCACCAAATGCTAAAAATACAATATAAACTCTTAAAATTTCAAGAATCCAAATTATAAAAGATAACGGCAATGCATAATATGTAACAGTTCTACTTGAAAGAACAATTCTCATAGTTTCCTGGAAATCAGAAATCATTTTATGAACTTTATTTTCCAATTCTTCTGAGTTTTTCTTATAAAATCTTCTAAGTAATCCGATTACCCATCCATCAACGCGCTTTCCAAAATTAGGATTTATGGACATATAAATAATTATGATTAAAATAGCAACAATAGCTATTACTGCAAGAATCATTAAAATAAGCAACCAAATTGCCATTTTGAAGTATAAAGTTGAAGAAATAACTGTAAAAATCGCCAATATAATAAATGGAAAAGTGTCTAATGTTCTATCTGCTACAACAGTAGCAAACGCATCTTGCATAGGATATTTTCCTTCCCTGGATAAAATATATGCTCTAACAGGTTCTCCCCCACCACGTCCTGAAGGAGTAATATTATTTACAGCAAGACCTACTAAAGTCATTGGAAGTAATTTTTTAAAACTCATGTCAATATCAGCCAAACTATTGAGAATTTGCCAACGTAGAGTGTATAAAACAAAAACAACTACTTGCACTCCAACAGCCAATAATAATAATCCAGCATTAGCCATTTTTAATGCAGCAATAACTTCATTTATTCCAACTAACCCTAACATCACAGCTAGTATAAGAATACTTATCCCAAGAAAAAATATTGATTTTTTATCCATAGTATCTATATTATCCTTTTCAATACTTATAAATATATATAGAAATATGTTCAATAAATAGAATAGTATGAGATATATAACTAAAACAGATTTGTTGATTATAGGAATGAATTCCGGATATTTGATGATT contains:
- a CDS encoding NAD(P)H-hydrate dehydratase, coding for MDPIDMMVTDYNCEYLGLSRLCLMESAGKSLAEEVGKIAVYTFAKPVKVVIFTGSGGNGGDGFVAARYLLNRGYDVDIYMLKENIHSSEAKTNLEILKNMKPRLSRLNIFNLKTLEDIENCEVAKSQNSEFVIVDGILGTGIKGNLQTNVKKAIEVINESKGVKISVDVPSGMDPLTGEVDDVAVVPDYTISFHKIKTGVRNAEEEVVGGLVTADIGIPFEAEYFVNYGDFLRMNARDLDSHKGNNGRLLIVGGSKDYSGAPAIAGMAAIGAGADLVYVMAPESAAKVIKSTSPDLIVKSLEGDELSLEHSQQIIELSEDVDAVLIGPGAGISDNTLKLFNVLVSKIKKPIVLDADALKQVEMTLIKNRQDIILTPHIFEFKSFFKVNNDLKLDIDSYDFKKVDENITQFQQISRQIKGSVIVKGKYDLILSGTKFKINKSGNPGMTVGGTGDALSGIATALFAQGLNAFDSACLAVFINGLAGDMAFDEKGNGFSASDLVSFIGNVIKNGLC
- a CDS encoding NAD-binding protein gives rise to the protein MRKITIKILTKLPTRYLTTGIIIIILLLIYGVVGSYFIMDLNIVDSIYYSITTMTTVGYGDYIPYTPIEKIFSTSLSLAGVALLAYVFNIFLTNFQQTMKRYSKEARKMKKINDMDDYYILCGFGRVGKVVFEELKNRKQNIIVFEKDSEIYESIEEDNSIVTIHKDATEDDLIAKLANEKCNSVIISTGNDVSNLFIVLTIRETNPDVWIVTRASKIKNISRLRKAGANKIVSPEISGGQDMFFESTKPHILRITVKHGFDGIYDEFKVIEKHGCTLENIDYHLPGINTPLTREFNVRRLADGKKYGQYLKTHDDQRQALQNLYKVAYNVHSHFIIGPDKKSLENMVEDLKKLEEVIGINLTNEEIAEMTKNDIK
- the fhcD gene encoding formylmethanofuran--tetrahydromethanopterin N-formyltransferase yields the protein MEINGVEIKDTYAEGFGIKVTRILVTAATEELAKIAATEATGYGTSVIGCPAEAGIDCFVPAENTPDGRPGYVIMICQGGKKALDHELMERIGMCILTSPTAAAFNCLESETTLKTGNKLKFFGDGFEKECEIDGRKIHSIPIMSGDFLVESEFGYKDGVAGGNFFILAKDQMTGVEAAQAAVEAISKVEGVITPFPGGMVASGSKVGSNKYAKFLNASTNEKMCVTLKGEVDSDIRDDADGVFEIVIDGVDEESVKAAMKAGIEAACAVDGVLEISAGNFDGKLGAYIMNLQELF
- a CDS encoding UPF0104 family protein → MDKKSIFFLGISILILAVMLGLVGINEVIAALKMANAGLLLLAVGVQVVVFVLYTLRWQILNSLADIDMSFKKLLPMTLVGLAVNNITPSGRGGGEPVRAYILSREGKYPMQDAFATVVADRTLDTFPFIILAIFTVISSTLYFKMAIWLLILMILAVIAIVAILIIIIYMSINPNFGKRVDGWVIGLLRRFYKKNSEELENKVHKMISDFQETMRIVLSSRTVTYYALPLSFIIWILEILRVYIVFLAFGATINPIIIGEVFIIASLVGMVPLLPGGLGAVDGIMVVFYSVAGISASVSAAATVIERLISFWLATIIGMLILPHYGSSILSNSSLLSSDDEIEQSSENECDD